A region of the Variovorax sp. 54 genome:
CTTGTCGTCGAACAGGCCTTCCTTGGCCTGCAGGAACACCTCGGGGCCACCCATCGTGGGCGCGTCCAGGTAGGCCAGGATGTTGCGCAGGTGCTGCTGCGCCAGCGCGGTGCCGATGGCGCCCACCGAGATGCCGAGCACGCCGGTCGGCTTGCCGGCCCACACGCTCTGGCCGTAGGGGCGCGAGGCATGGTCGATGGCGTTCTTCAGCACGCCGGGAATCGAGCGGTTGTATTCGGGCGTGACGAACAGCACGCCTTGCGCAGCGGCCACTTCGCTCTTGAGGCGCTTCACCGGCGCAGCCTGGTTGCCATCGTCGTCCTGGTTGTACAGCGGCAGGTCGTCGATGCGCAGGGTCTCGAAGGTGAAGTCCGACGGCGCCAGGTGCGCCAGCGCCAGAGCGAGCTTGTGGTTGAAAGAATCCTTGCGCAGGCTGCCGACGATGACGGCGATCCGGGTCTGTGCCATGGGTGGAACTCCTTGAAATGAGAAAGGCGTCGGAATGACCGGGACGATTATGCGAAGCGCTCAAGACCTTTTCCAGAAAAGTTCATGACCACCGGCGCACGCGCCTGCGCGCGGCGCACGACCCCGTGGGCCAGCCGGTCGAGCCCGGTGCACAGCAGCCAGTAGATCGCGCCCACGAGCATGAAGATCTCCGCCGGATAGACCATGGTGCGCGCATTCACCTGCGAGGCCACGAACGACAGCTCGCCCACGCCCACCACGTACGCCAGCGAGCTGTCCTTCACGAGCGTGACCCACTGGTTGATGAACGACGGCAGCATCATCCGCAGCGCCTGCGGCAGCACAACGTGGCGCAGCGTGCCCCAGCGCGTGAGCCCGAGCGACAGCCCCGCCGCCCACTGCCCCGCACCGATGCCGCGGATGCCCGCGTGCACCGCGTGGGCCAGGTAGGCACCGCCCACCAGCGACAGCGCGCACATCACCGACAGCACACCCGGCACGCTGACGCCCAGCGCGAACGGCAGCAGGAAGTAGGTCCAGAAGATCAGCATCAGCACCGGGATCGCCCGCAGGAAGGCCAGCCCCAGCGTCAACGTGCGCTTCAGCGGCCCCCGCGCCATGGCCAGCCCGATGCCCCACGCCAACCCGAGCACCGCCGACGCAATGCCCGAGCCCGCACTGAGCAGCACCGTGAGCGCCGCGCCGCCCAGCTCGCCTTGCGGAAAGGCGCCCCACAGCAAGTACGGCAGGCTGTCCCACAGCGTGTGCAGCGCATCGCTCATGCAGCAGCCCTCCCCGGCCCCACCGATTGCCGACGCGCAGCCCACGCCGCCAGCAGCTCGATCGCGCCGATGGTCACGATGTAGAGCAGCGTCGCCACGCCGAAGGCCTGGAAGGTCTTGAAGGTTTCGGCCTCGACCTGGCGCGAGGCGTACGACAGCTCGACCAGCCCCACGGCCATCGCGAGCGAGGTGTTCTTGACGATGTTCATGTACTGGCCCAGCAGCGGCGGCAACGCGATGCGCAGCGCCTGCGGCAGCACCACCTGCGCCAGCACCTGCGCGCGCGTGAAGCCCAATGCCTGCGCCGCCAGCGTCTGCCCCACGGGCACGCCGCGGATGCCCGAGCGGATGTCCTCGCCCACGTAGGCCGCCGCATACAGCGTGAGCCCGAACAACGCCGACAGCAGTTCGAAGGAAATGAAGCGCCCCGCCAGCAGCCCTTCGCGCAGCGCCTCGGGCAGCACGCTGGGTGCGCCGAAGTACCAGAAGAAGAGCTGCACCAGCAGCGGCGTGTTGCGAAACAGCGAGACGTACGCGCCACTCGCGCGCAGCCACGCCGGCCGGCTGGACGAGCGCCCCGCGGCCACGGCAATGCCCAGCAGCGTCGCGCCCGCCGCCACCAGCAGCGAGGCCCCCACGGTCACGAGCCAGCCGTCGAACAGCCAGCCGAGGTAACGGGGCGCGAGCAGGTGCTCGCGCAGGAAATCGGTCAAGGCCGCATCGATCCGGTGATCGATCCCGCTCGTCAGTTGGCGGCCACGCGCTGGTCGCCGATCTTCAGCAGGCGCGGCAGCGGCGCCTTGCTGCTGGGGCCGAACCAGGTGTCGTAGATCGCCACGGCGCGGCCGTTCTTCTCGCTGTCGACCAGCCAGGCGTTGAGCGTTTCGAGCAGGCGCGTCTCGCCCTTGGCCACGGCCGCACCGAGGTATTCCTTCGACACCGTGATCGCCGGGATCTCGTACTTCTCCTTGTCGGGAATCGCGTTCCACTGCGCCGTGAGCTTCACGCCGTCGTTGGTGATGGCCTGCACGTTGCCGTTGCGCAGCGCGGCCAGTGCAAACGGCGAATCGTCGTAGAGCACGACCTTCGCGTCGGGGTAGTTCTTGCGCAGGTTCGACTCCATCGTCGTGCCCTTCTCGGTGCCGATGCGGATGTCCTTGATCTGCGCAGCCTCCTTCAGCACGCCCGTCTTCGCCAGGAATTGCTGGCCGACCAGGAAGTACGGCGTGGTGAAGTCGACGGCCTTGGCGCGCTCGTCGGTGATGGTGAAGCTGGCAAACACCACGTCCGCCTTGCCCGAGGTGAGCAGCGGAATGCGGTTGGCCGGGTTGGTCGGCACCAGCTCGATCTTCACGCCCAGGCTCTTCGCGAACTCGGTGGCCAGGTCGATGTCGTGCCCCACCTGCTTCTTGCTGGCCGGGTCGATGTAGCCGAAGGGCGGGTTGCCGTCGAACGCGGCCACGCGCAGCACGCCGGCCTTGCGGATGTCGTCGAGCTTGTCGGCCCAGGCGATGTTGCCCAGGGTGGTGAAGGCGCCGAGGGCCAGGGCCAGGCTGGTCACGGTGAAAGAGGGGGTGTTGCGGGTCATGCCTGCGCTTCGCTGGAAGTGGAAAAAGAGAGCGCGACTCTAGGCAGCGCTGCGTGCGGCACCAACGAAGCAATTTCCGCTTGCATATGCAGCGACGAGTTGCGCATGAACAAATGACAAAAGCTTCGTGGCGCGAGACAGCGTCGATCCCTAGAGTGGCCAGCCTCTGCCTTCCGACTGACTGCTTTTTTCTTCTTCGGCCGCGCGACGCGGCCTCACTCTCTTCATGCACTTCCCGACCTCTTCCTCGCCCGCCGTCTCCCGGCGCCTTCTGCTTCGCGCCGGTGTCAGTGCCGCCGCCGTGGCCGCGTCGGCCCCGCTGTTTGCCCAGACGCGCGCCCGCACGCTGCGCATCGGCTACCAGAAGTTCAACACGCTCAATATCCTCAAGGGCACGGGCCAGCTCGAGAAGGCGCTCGCACCGGCCGGCGTGACCGTCGAGTGGCGCGAGTTCCTCGGCGGCAGCCAGCTGTCGGAAGCGCTGGCCGCCGGCGCCATCGACTTCGGCCATGCCTCCGATGGCATCGGCGTGTTCCAGCAGGCCAGCGGCAAGGGCTTGGCCTACCTCGCGGCCGAAAGCCCCTACCCCGGCGGCGTCGGCTTCCTGGTGCCGCGCGACTCGCCGATCCGCAGCGTGCGCGACCTGAAGGGCAAGAAGGTTGTCACCGGCCGCGGCTACAACACGCAGTACGTGCTGATCCGCGCGCTCGAAGCGGCCGGCCTGCGCTACGAAGACATCGAGCCGGTCTACATCGTCACGGCCTCCGACACCGTCGCCGCCTACCAGTCGGGCAGCGTCTCGGCCATCGGCCTGTGGGACCCGTTCCTGGCCGGCGCGCAGGTGGCGACCGAGTCGCGCCTGCTGTTCGACGGCACCGGCCTGAGCGGCAACCGCACCTACCACTTCGCGCAACCCGCCTTCGCGCGCACCAACGCCGACACGCTGCGCACCGTGTTCGCCGAACTGCGCAAGGCCAACGACTGGGCGCAGGCCCACCCCGGCGACGTGGTGGCCACGCTCGCGCCACAGCTGAAGGTCGAGCCCAAGGTGCTGGCGCTGGCAACCGAACGGCGGCACTATGGCGTCGTGGCGCTCACGCCCGCCATCGCCCGCGAGCAGCAGGGCCTGGCCGACGTGTTCGCGCAGCTGAAGCTCATTCCCCAGCCCATTGCGGTGAAGGATGCTTTTCTCGACCTGAACCTTGTGTGACGACGACACCCCGCACCCCGTGACCCGTTCTTCCTCCCACTACGACGCCATCGTCATCGGCCTGGGCGCCCTCGGCGCGGCCACCCTCTACCAGCTCTCGCAACGCGGCGCGCGCGTGCTCGGCATCGACCAGTTCGCGCCGCCGCACGACCGCGGCTCCTCGCACGGCGATTCGCGCATCACGCGGCTGGCCGTCGGCGAAGGCGACGAGTACGTGCCGCTGGTGCACCGCTCGCACGCCATCTGGCGCGAACTCGAAGCGCGCACCGGCCGCACGCTGATGACCACCACCGGCGGCCTCGTCCTCGCGCCGCGCGACCGTGTGGCCGCACATCACGGCAAGTCCGACTTCGTGCGCCGCACCATCGCCTGCGCCGAGCGCTTCGGCATCGCGCACGAGGTGCTCGACGCGGCCGGCATCCGCGCGCGCTACCCGCAGTTCCATCTGCAGGGCGACGAGATCGGCTACCTCGAGCGCGACGCCGGCTTCGTGCGCCCCGAAGACGCCATCGCCGCCCAGCTCGCCGTGGCCCGCGCCGACGGCGCACAGACCCGCACCGGCGAGCGCGTGCTGAGCGTCGAGCCCGTGGGCAACGGCGACACCGTGCGCGTGCGCACCGAAACCGCGAGCTTCACCGCCGACCAGGTGGTGGTCGCGGCCGGCGCCTGGCTGCCCGAATTTCTCGGCCGCCAGGCACGCACCGACTGGCAGGCCGACTTCTCCGTGCACCGACAGGTGATGCACTGGTTCGACACCGGACCCGCCGCCGCGGCCGACTTCGCGCCCGGGCGTTTTCCCATCTTCATCTGGATGTTCGGCGACGCGCAGGAAGACTACATGTACGGCTTTCCGGCCTCCGACGCGTCGCAGCCCGCGCTGAAGGTCGCCACCGAGCAGTACGTCGACGCCACCACGCCCGACGCACTCGAGCGCGACGTGAGCGCCGAAGAAACCGCCGCCATGTACCGCAACCGCGTCGCCGGTCGCTTTCCGCAGATCAAGGGGCACGCGCTCAAGGCCCGCGCCTGCATGTACACCGTGACGCCCGACCGCCGCTTCGTGATCGACGCGCTCGACGGTTTGCCGAATGTGCTGGTCGTCTCGGCCTGCTCCGGCCACGGTTTCAAGCACTCGGCCGGGCTGGGCGACGCCATCGCCGACCGGGTGCTGGGCCGCGAGAGCGCGCACGGCCTCGACCTGCGGCCCTTTGCCCGCGAACGGTTGGTGGCCTCGCAACACCCCTGAGGCGCCCGCGCGCGATCCGGGGCATCATCGCTCCCGATCTTCAGTTTCTTCGGAGGCAGCGCGCGATGCGATTCCTGATGGTGGGTGCCGGTGCACTCGGTGGTTACTTCGGCGGGCGCCTGCTCGCAGCGGGCCGCGATGTGACCTTTCTACTGCGTCCCGGCCGCGCGGCCCAGCTGGCCACGACCGGCCTCGTCGTGCGCAGCCCCTGCGGCGACCTCGACCTGCCCACGCCGAAGCATGTGCTGGCCGAGCAGATCGATGGCCCCTACGACGTGGTCGTGGTCGGCTGCAAGGCCTACGACCTCGACGCGACCATGGACTCGTTCGCGCCCGCCGTCGGGCCCGACACCGTCATCCTTCCGCTGCTCAACGGCCTCGGCCACATCGACCGGCTGGCCGCGCGCTTCGGCGAGGCGCGCGTGCTCGGCGGCCTGTGCATGATCTCCGCCACCCTCGACGACGAAGGCCGCGTGCTGCACCTGAACGACATGCACAGCCTGAGCTACGGCGAACGCGTGGGTGGCCGCTCGGCGCGCATCGACGCCATCGCGGCCCAGTTCACCGGCGCGAACTTCGCCGCCACCGCGAGCGAGACCATCGCGCAGGACATGTGGGAGAAGTGGGTCTTCATCGCCTCGGCGGCAGGCCTCACGAGCCTGATGCACGCCTCCATCGGCGACATCGTGGCGGCAGGCGGCGAAGACGTGGCGCTTGCGATCTTTGACGAGTGCTGCGCGATCGCCGCCCACAACGGCTTTGCGCCACGCCCCGGCGCCCTCACGCGCGGCCGCGCGGTGGTCACGACCGCCGGCTCGCCCATGACCGCCTCGATGTACAAGGACATGGCCCGCGGCGCACGCGTCGAGGCCGACCACATCCTGGGCGACCTGCTGGCCCGAGCTCCGCGCACCGCATCGCCCACGCCGTCGGTGCTGCGCACGGCCTACGTGCACCTCAAGGCCTACGAGTTCCGCCGCGCCCGCGAAGCCGGCTGAACGGCCACCACGCCATGGCCGACACGCTCGCCTTCCTCCACACCGCGCAGGTGCATGTGCAGACCTTCGGCGGCCTGGCACGCGAGATCGCACCCGAGCTGCGCGTGCAGCACCTGGTGATGGAAGCGCTGCTGGCCGACGCGCGCACGCTGGGCGTCGATCACGCCGGCCTGGTGGCGCGCGTCCACAACGCCATGAGAGACGCCGCTTCGGACGGCGCCTCCGTGGTCGTGTGCACCTGCTCGACCATCGGCGGCATCGCCGAGAAGACCGCCACCGGCGGCGCCTTTGCAGCCCTGCGCATCGACCGCGCCATGGCCGACCGCGCCGTGCGCAACGGCCCGCGCGTGCTGATCGTCGGCGCCGTCGAGAGCACCATCGACCCGACCCTGTCGCTCGTGCTTTCAGCCGCGCGACAGGCCGGTGTCGGCATCCGCGCCAGCACGCTGCTGGTCGAAGACGCCTGGGTGTATTTCCAGTCGGGCGACACCCCGCGCTACCTGGCCACGTTGGCCGAATCGATCCGCGCCGCGGCCGATGGCACCGACGTGATCGTGCTGGCGCAGGCGTCGATGGCGCCGGTGACGGGGCTGCTGGCGGATTTGGGGGTCGATGTACTCAGCAGTCCGCAGTTGGGGGTGGCGCATGCGGTGGCAACAATGCGGGCCCGGCATGCGGCGTTGAATTCGTGAGAATCGGGCACGCTTCGGACCAAAAGTATCTATTCACTTAGAAATTCATTTGGTTTGAATTTCCCAATGGCGAATGGGATAATTTATCTATTCATATAGATATGCAATGCCGCCGTCCAACCCGTCATCCCTGAGCGCCACAGCCCTCGCCTTCATCCGTTCGCAAGGCGCTGCCACGAGCGCCGAGCTGCAGGCGCGGCTGGGCATCAGTCAGGCGACTGCCTCACGCACGCTGGCGCCGCTCGTTCGCAGCGCGCAGATCCTGAAGGTCGGTGCGGCGCGCTCCCAGATGTATGTGGCGCCCCGGCACGTCGAACGCGTCGGCGCCGAGGTGCCGGTCGTCGAGGTCGATGCCGCTGGCCAGGCCTCGCCCTTCGGACGCATCGTGCCGCTGCAGGGCGGACGTTGCTGGATGGACGAGCAGCAAGGCCGCAGCGCGCTGCATGACGGCCTGCCGTGGTTCCTTGCCGACATGCGCCCTCAGGGCTTCATCGGCCGCGCCTTTGCGCATGGGCACCCCGAACTCGGATTGCCGCCCAACCCCGAGCATTGGAACGACGACGACGTGCTGCAGGCGCTCGCGCTGTGCGGCGAAGACCTGCCCGGCAACCTCGTGGTGGGCGCCGAATCCTTTCAGCGCTTTCATGCATTGGGCGCACGCGCCGCTCGCCCGGTCTCGGTGAACGACTACCCGGCCATGGCGGAAAGCGCCATGCAGGGCACCCTGCCCGGCTCCTCAGCCGGCGGCGAACAGCCGAAGTTCTGCACGGCGCGCGACGGCCGGCAGGTCATCGTCAAGTTCTCGCTGGCAGGCGCGTCGGCGCTCGACCGGCGCTCGCGCGATCTCCTCGTCAGCGAACACCTGGCACTGAGCACGCTGGCGCAAGCGGGCGTCGCGGCGGCCGCCACGCGCATCTTCATCGAAGGCGGCCGTGTGTTCCTGGAGGTTGAACGCTTCGATCGCTCGGCCCACGGCCGCATCGGCATGGTGTCGCTCATGGCGTACGACGCGCAGCACATCGGCAAGATCGACAACTGGGCCGCCACGGCCAACCGGATGGCCTCGCGCGGCCTGCTGCGCGCAGACGATGCGCAGCGTCTGCGCTTTCTCGAAGCCTTCGGTCGCCTCATCGGCAACACCGACCGGCACTACGGCAACATCTCGCTGCTCATCGAAGGCAACGATTGGCGCCTCGCGCCCGCCTACGACGTGCTGCCCACGCTGTATGCGCCGACGAGCGGCGAACTGCCCGCGCGCGATCTGGCGGCCACCGGGCTGGCGCCTACTGTGGACACCCTGCAGGAATGGCCGCATGCCCGGCAACTGGCGGGCGTGTATTGGGAAACCCTGGCCGCCGACGACCGCCTCTCCGGGCCGTTCCGCACGCTGGCGCGACAGAACCGGCGGCTCATCGCCGAACTGCCAAGCGCGTGAACTGCGCGTTCAGTCCGCCTTCTGAATCGTCTCCCCCTTCAACGCCCCCATGTCGCGGATGTTGAAGCGGTGCTGCTTCCACCCCGCCATGGTGCGGCGGAAGTTGGCCAGGGAGATGCCGTAGTACAGCACCTTGAACATGCGCAGCGCGCCCCACATCGGCGTGCCCTTGTAGATGTCGCCGGCCAGCAGCGACATCAGCGCTTCCTTCACCCGGAACGGGTTGCCGGGGTACATGAACATGTCGCGGATGGTCGGGTTGGTCACGCGGTAGATGAACCACGAGTACTCGCGCGGGCCCTTGCGCATCATGGCCTCGAAGCCTTCGCGGGCACGGGCCAGCTCGGCCGGCTGGTCGAGCGCGGTGGCCACGAGCTCGGCGCCGTCGAAGGCGCTGTGCATGGCCAGGTACACGCCCGAAGAAAACATCGGGTCGATGAAAGTGAAGGCATCGCCCAGCAGCAGATAGTTGTCGCCCGTGGCGTGCGTGCTCGAGTACGAGAAGTTGCCGGTGGCGTGCACCGCGTCGTCGATCAGCGTGGCGTTCTTCAGGCGGTCGGCCAGCACGGGGCACAGCGCGATGGTGTCGTAGAAGAATTCCTTCAGCGATTTTTCGCGCGTCTTCAGGTAGTAGGGCCAGCACACCGCGCCCACGCTGGTCGTGCCGTCCGCCAGCGGGATGAACCAGAACCAGCCGTGCGGAAACCAGCAGATGCTGATGTTGCCTTCCTTCTTGCCCTCGAGCCGCTCGGCGTTGGTGAAGTGGCCGAACAGCGCGGTGCTGTTGTGGGCGGGGTTCTTCTGCTTGCAACGGAATTTGTTGGCCAGCAACGTGTCGCGGCCCGTCGCGTCGATCACGAAGCGGGCACGCCAGCTGCGCTTGGCGCCGTCGTCCATCACGGCCTGCACGGTCGCGCCGTCGGCGTCGAAAGCCACGTCGCGCACCTTGCAGCCTTCGAAGGTCTGTGCGCCGCGCGTGGCGGCGTTGCGGAACAGCAGTTCGTCGAGTTCGGAGCGGCGCACCTGCCAGGCGGAGTCGAGCGACTTGTCCCAGCCTTCGGCGAACTCGACGTAGCTGCGGTGCTCATGCTCGGGCGAGACGAACTCGATGCCGAACTTCGGCATGCCGATCTTCTCGACCTGGTCGCGCACGCCGAGCCTGTCGAACAGTTCGACGTTCGCGGGCAACAGCGATTCGCCGATGTGAAAACGCGGGTGGTGCTCTTTCTCGACCAGCACCACCTGTCGGCCCTGCTGCGCCAGCAGCGCCGCGACGGTCGAGCCGGCTGGGCCGCCGCCGATCACGAACACGTCGCACGACTCGTTGACAGAAGGAGCGCTGGAAGAAGAAACCTGAGGCTGGGACATGCAAGGACAAGCAGCGTGATGGACAGCGACAGAGCATAGCGCGCCCGCACCGCACGACGCAAAACGGGCTGGCAGCACGCCCCCGGAAACGGCACACTGGCCGCCTTTTCAGCCTTCGATTTGCGCGCCATGACCCTGCATCGCCTTGCCCTGTCCGCCGCCCTCTGTATGTCTGCCGCATGGAGCCATGCCGCAGGCTTCAGCTTCATCGAGGTGCCGGCCGACAAGGACGGGCCGGCCTTGCGCGGCGCAGTGTGGACGCCTTGCGAGACGGCGCCCGGCGAAATCGCGTTCGGCCTGATCGCGATCTCGG
Encoded here:
- the solA gene encoding N-methyl-L-tryptophan oxidase, whose product is MTRSSSHYDAIVIGLGALGAATLYQLSQRGARVLGIDQFAPPHDRGSSHGDSRITRLAVGEGDEYVPLVHRSHAIWRELEARTGRTLMTTTGGLVLAPRDRVAAHHGKSDFVRRTIACAERFGIAHEVLDAAGIRARYPQFHLQGDEIGYLERDAGFVRPEDAIAAQLAVARADGAQTRTGERVLSVEPVGNGDTVRVRTETASFTADQVVVAAGAWLPEFLGRQARTDWQADFSVHRQVMHWFDTGPAAAADFAPGRFPIFIWMFGDAQEDYMYGFPASDASQPALKVATEQYVDATTPDALERDVSAEETAAMYRNRVAGRFPQIKGHALKARACMYTVTPDRRFVIDALDGLPNVLVVSACSGHGFKHSAGLGDAIADRVLGRESAHGLDLRPFARERLVASQHP
- a CDS encoding amino acid ABC transporter permease; the protein is MTDFLREHLLAPRYLGWLFDGWLVTVGASLLVAAGATLLGIAVAAGRSSSRPAWLRASGAYVSLFRNTPLLVQLFFWYFGAPSVLPEALREGLLAGRFISFELLSALFGLTLYAAAYVGEDIRSGIRGVPVGQTLAAQALGFTRAQVLAQVVLPQALRIALPPLLGQYMNIVKNTSLAMAVGLVELSYASRQVEAETFKTFQAFGVATLLYIVTIGAIELLAAWAARRQSVGPGRAAA
- the yjjJ gene encoding type II toxin-antitoxin system HipA family toxin YjjJ, which produces MPPSNPSSLSATALAFIRSQGAATSAELQARLGISQATASRTLAPLVRSAQILKVGAARSQMYVAPRHVERVGAEVPVVEVDAAGQASPFGRIVPLQGGRCWMDEQQGRSALHDGLPWFLADMRPQGFIGRAFAHGHPELGLPPNPEHWNDDDVLQALALCGEDLPGNLVVGAESFQRFHALGARAARPVSVNDYPAMAESAMQGTLPGSSAGGEQPKFCTARDGRQVIVKFSLAGASALDRRSRDLLVSEHLALSTLAQAGVAAAATRIFIEGGRVFLEVERFDRSAHGRIGMVSLMAYDAQHIGKIDNWAATANRMASRGLLRADDAQRLRFLEAFGRLIGNTDRHYGNISLLIEGNDWRLAPAYDVLPTLYAPTSGELPARDLAATGLAPTVDTLQEWPHARQLAGVYWETLAADDRLSGPFRTLARQNRRLIAELPSA
- a CDS encoding amino acid ABC transporter permease, which codes for MSDALHTLWDSLPYLLWGAFPQGELGGAALTVLLSAGSGIASAVLGLAWGIGLAMARGPLKRTLTLGLAFLRAIPVLMLIFWTYFLLPFALGVSVPGVLSVMCALSLVGGAYLAHAVHAGIRGIGAGQWAAGLSLGLTRWGTLRHVVLPQALRMMLPSFINQWVTLVKDSSLAYVVGVGELSFVASQVNARTMVYPAEIFMLVGAIYWLLCTGLDRLAHGVVRRAQARAPVVMNFSGKGLERFA
- a CDS encoding aliphatic sulfonate ABC transporter substrate-binding protein, whose protein sequence is MHFPTSSSPAVSRRLLLRAGVSAAAVAASAPLFAQTRARTLRIGYQKFNTLNILKGTGQLEKALAPAGVTVEWREFLGGSQLSEALAAGAIDFGHASDGIGVFQQASGKGLAYLAAESPYPGGVGFLVPRDSPIRSVRDLKGKKVVTGRGYNTQYVLIRALEAAGLRYEDIEPVYIVTASDTVAAYQSGSVSAIGLWDPFLAGAQVATESRLLFDGTGLSGNRTYHFAQPAFARTNADTLRTVFAELRKANDWAQAHPGDVVATLAPQLKVEPKVLALATERRHYGVVALTPAIAREQQGLADVFAQLKLIPQPIAVKDAFLDLNLV
- a CDS encoding NADPH-dependent FMN reductase, encoding MAQTRIAVIVGSLRKDSFNHKLALALAHLAPSDFTFETLRIDDLPLYNQDDDGNQAAPVKRLKSEVAAAQGVLFVTPEYNRSIPGVLKNAIDHASRPYGQSVWAGKPTGVLGISVGAIGTALAQQHLRNILAYLDAPTMGGPEVFLQAKEGLFDDKGHIGNEGTQKFLQGWMDKYVAWVKAHAAA
- a CDS encoding NAD(P)/FAD-dependent oxidoreductase; amino-acid sequence: MSQPQVSSSSAPSVNESCDVFVIGGGPAGSTVAALLAQQGRQVVLVEKEHHPRFHIGESLLPANVELFDRLGVRDQVEKIGMPKFGIEFVSPEHEHRSYVEFAEGWDKSLDSAWQVRRSELDELLFRNAATRGAQTFEGCKVRDVAFDADGATVQAVMDDGAKRSWRARFVIDATGRDTLLANKFRCKQKNPAHNSTALFGHFTNAERLEGKKEGNISICWFPHGWFWFIPLADGTTSVGAVCWPYYLKTREKSLKEFFYDTIALCPVLADRLKNATLIDDAVHATGNFSYSSTHATGDNYLLLGDAFTFIDPMFSSGVYLAMHSAFDGAELVATALDQPAELARAREGFEAMMRKGPREYSWFIYRVTNPTIRDMFMYPGNPFRVKEALMSLLAGDIYKGTPMWGALRMFKVLYYGISLANFRRTMAGWKQHRFNIRDMGALKGETIQKAD
- a CDS encoding aspartate/glutamate racemase family protein codes for the protein MADTLAFLHTAQVHVQTFGGLAREIAPELRVQHLVMEALLADARTLGVDHAGLVARVHNAMRDAASDGASVVVCTCSTIGGIAEKTATGGAFAALRIDRAMADRAVRNGPRVLIVGAVESTIDPTLSLVLSAARQAGVGIRASTLLVEDAWVYFQSGDTPRYLATLAESIRAAADGTDVIVLAQASMAPVTGLLADLGVDVLSSPQLGVAHAVATMRARHAALNS
- a CDS encoding transporter substrate-binding domain-containing protein gives rise to the protein MTRNTPSFTVTSLALALGAFTTLGNIAWADKLDDIRKAGVLRVAAFDGNPPFGYIDPASKKQVGHDIDLATEFAKSLGVKIELVPTNPANRIPLLTSGKADVVFASFTITDERAKAVDFTTPYFLVGQQFLAKTGVLKEAAQIKDIRIGTEKGTTMESNLRKNYPDAKVVLYDDSPFALAALRNGNVQAITNDGVKLTAQWNAIPDKEKYEIPAITVSKEYLGAAVAKGETRLLETLNAWLVDSEKNGRAVAIYDTWFGPSSKAPLPRLLKIGDQRVAAN
- the panE gene encoding 2-dehydropantoate 2-reductase — protein: MRFLMVGAGALGGYFGGRLLAAGRDVTFLLRPGRAAQLATTGLVVRSPCGDLDLPTPKHVLAEQIDGPYDVVVVGCKAYDLDATMDSFAPAVGPDTVILPLLNGLGHIDRLAARFGEARVLGGLCMISATLDDEGRVLHLNDMHSLSYGERVGGRSARIDAIAAQFTGANFAATASETIAQDMWEKWVFIASAAGLTSLMHASIGDIVAAGGEDVALAIFDECCAIAAHNGFAPRPGALTRGRAVVTTAGSPMTASMYKDMARGARVEADHILGDLLARAPRTASPTPSVLRTAYVHLKAYEFRRAREAG